Below is a window of Verrucomicrobiia bacterium DNA.
CTGGGCTCCTCGGCAAAGGCTTTTTTGCCGGGCAGTATTTGACCCCCCTTTTCAAGGCGCCCATCGGGTAGCGGCATTGGAGTCGAAGGTCCTGCGCTACCTTAACCCTCACAAAGTTTTGACAGGCCGAAATTTTAATCCAGATTGCATCAAGCGACGCCCTATGCCGGCAAACGGAAAGTTCTTGAAAGGTCACCTGCTGCTGGACAGCGGCCAGTTGCGCGGCTCATTTTTCCAGCGCACGGTCGTGCTGATTTGCCAGCATGACGCCGAAGGGGCGTTCGGTTTGGTGCTCAACCGCGCGACAGGCAGCAACGCCGGCGAGATGATCGTAGCCGACCTCCCCGACACGCTCAAAACATGCCCGCTCTACCTGGGCGGCCCGGTGCAACCTTCGGCGTTGAGCTTTTTGCTGACCGACGCTTTCATTCCGGAAGCCAACGTGCTCCCGAACCTGAGCCTGAGCCATTCGGTGGATGCATTGATCGAGTTGGGCGAATCGTTCTCGCCGACCCAGAAAGTGAAGCTGTTCGCCGGGTATGCCGGGTGGAGTCCCGGCCAACTCGAAGACGAAATCAAGCGCAAGGCCTGGGTGACGCACCCGGCGTCGTTGGAGCTGGTTTTTGATACGCGGCCGGACGAACTCTGGCAAAAAGTGCTGCGTAAGAAAGGCTGGCAGTACCGGCTGCTCTCGCAGATGCCGGAGGACCTATCGCTGAATTAAAAAAGGACAACTATGAGGCGCGCATTGAGCTGGCTGGGCCTAATGGCTTCCGTGACCATGGCGTATGGAGCGGCCGAGATCGGCCAACCGGTGCCGGACTTTACGGCCACGGATATCAACGGGCAAACCCATAAACTGAGCGATTACAAAGGCAAAATCGTTATCCTGGAGTCCTACAATCAGGATTGTCCGTTTTGCCACAACCATTACCGGACCGGTGCGATGCAGGAACTGCAAGGGGACATGACGTCCAAGGGGGTGGTGTGGTTGGTCGTAAATTCTGTGGGCGAGAAATATTCGAGCCATCGGAGTCCCGAAACTGCGCGCAAGGAGTGGGCCGAGCAAAAGATGAAGGCCACGGCGTGGCTGGACGACAGCTCGGGGGAGATTGGGAAGAAATACGGCATGCGCACGACACCGCACATGTTCGTGATCGATCCGAAAGGCATCCTGGTTTACCAGGGCGCGATCGATGATCGGGCGGAGCCGGAAGGCGATCCGCGCACGGCCCGAAATTATGTCCGGGAAGCCGTGCAGAGGTTGCAGGCAGGGGAAGCGGTGACGGTTTCACAGACCCGGCCTTACGGGTGCGGGGTGAAATACGGGAGCTGAGCGAGCTACAGAGCGGGGCTACTTTGGCAACAGCTCGCTCACCATGGTCCTTTCTTCCTTTAACTCGTTCACCGTAGCGTCGATTTTCGACCGGCTGAAAGGGTTAATCGGCACGCCTTGCACAATCTC
It encodes the following:
- a CDS encoding YqgE/AlgH family protein; the encoded protein is MPANGKFLKGHLLLDSGQLRGSFFQRTVVLICQHDAEGAFGLVLNRATGSNAGEMIVADLPDTLKTCPLYLGGPVQPSALSFLLTDAFIPEANVLPNLSLSHSVDALIELGESFSPTQKVKLFAGYAGWSPGQLEDEIKRKAWVTHPASLELVFDTRPDELWQKVLRKKGWQYRLLSQMPEDLSLN
- a CDS encoding redoxin domain-containing protein is translated as MRRALSWLGLMASVTMAYGAAEIGQPVPDFTATDINGQTHKLSDYKGKIVILESYNQDCPFCHNHYRTGAMQELQGDMTSKGVVWLVVNSVGEKYSSHRSPETARKEWAEQKMKATAWLDDSSGEIGKKYGMRTTPHMFVIDPKGILVYQGAIDDRAEPEGDPRTARNYVREAVQRLQAGEAVTVSQTRPYGCGVKYGS